In one window of Candidatus Scalindua sp. DNA:
- a CDS encoding efflux RND transporter permease subunit, whose product MEMIIRLVLKYRILFVILIVLVTGFFGYYARNSTTDNSIEVWLSKEDDELDYYYHFIDTFGDEEFLITVIENEAHFSRKGIRQIDSLTKKFEKLEGVKEVISLATVFKDKLSSSHFKEAVNRRGGKTIIEVFKEEVVSDVMYVNNIISADGKITAVIATVAKGSPESRMKLVKETRNIINETYSRGGAIGMSVPDSEQGVDLETENGVPGINSSDISEIQARELSLFSRSVSIGTQLFNKFAMRLNLVEQEPLPDTVYLAGPTIVNAELDRMSQRDIKIFMPLMFTIAVVVLILLFRNISGVLIPIVTISISSVCIVGLFTFFDNKMNMISGMLTPLIFIISLATTIHILNRFYLESKLSTDRQKNIIQSIKEIAIPCFLTSATTSIGFLSFVVSDVQPVKTMGIFTAAGVMMSFFICILLIPILVSLIPGKGRDIPPPLLKNGVTGNEKFNGILGHVGAFVHTHNLLIIIISLILICIAGYGGTRIKVESNIFESFPGDSEISRSTSFIESSLMGLLPVEIVLRAPEAAGIFRPEVLHEMESLQKYFRTIPEVTASISVADYVRRIHTVLGNDKGNSDEIPEEKARNYAQLASLRGDAIVKTLYSKDCDEGRISVRMKNVSSSRYQEIMKDIKGYINGNVPVGIGCTITGIVPLLMDMQGYLALSQIKTFLLAFIFIFISITLLLKSVRFGIISMIPNLVPIVITLGVMGFLKISLDVATIMIASVAIGISVDDTIHFLYRFKRELAKDKHYYQAIQRTLSGVGKAILFTTIIATSGFLIFCLSNFKPIQYFGLLTGITMVTALIADIFILPSCILLFKPKFL is encoded by the coding sequence ATGGAAATGATCATCAGATTAGTATTAAAATATCGAATACTTTTTGTGATACTGATAGTTCTCGTTACAGGATTTTTTGGATACTACGCACGTAATTCAACCACTGACAATTCCATTGAAGTATGGTTAAGTAAAGAGGATGATGAACTTGATTATTATTATCATTTTATCGATACATTTGGGGATGAAGAATTTCTCATTACTGTCATAGAAAATGAAGCGCACTTCAGCAGAAAAGGAATAAGACAGATTGATAGTCTGACAAAAAAGTTTGAGAAACTTGAAGGTGTTAAAGAGGTAATCTCATTAGCGACTGTTTTTAAAGACAAATTATCGTCCTCTCACTTTAAAGAAGCAGTAAACAGAAGAGGCGGCAAAACGATCATTGAGGTCTTTAAAGAAGAAGTCGTATCAGATGTAATGTATGTGAATAACATTATATCTGCTGATGGGAAAATAACAGCAGTCATTGCTACCGTTGCCAAGGGGTCTCCTGAATCGAGAATGAAGCTGGTAAAAGAAACAAGAAACATAATAAATGAAACATATTCCAGAGGAGGTGCTATCGGAATGAGTGTGCCAGACAGTGAGCAGGGGGTAGATCTGGAAACTGAAAATGGAGTGCCTGGAATTAATTCATCGGATATCAGTGAAATCCAGGCACGAGAGCTGTCACTATTCTCCAGGTCTGTTTCTATCGGTACACAGCTATTCAATAAATTTGCAATGAGATTGAATCTGGTTGAGCAGGAACCTCTCCCAGACACTGTATATTTAGCAGGCCCAACTATTGTCAATGCCGAACTTGATCGGATGTCACAGAGAGATATAAAAATTTTCATGCCTCTCATGTTTACCATAGCCGTGGTTGTACTCATACTGCTGTTCAGGAATATTTCTGGTGTCCTGATTCCAATAGTAACGATCAGCATAAGTAGTGTGTGTATTGTCGGCCTGTTCACTTTCTTTGATAATAAGATGAATATGATCTCGGGAATGTTGACACCTCTCATTTTCATTATTTCTCTCGCGACTACGATACACATTCTCAACAGATTTTATCTTGAATCGAAACTCTCGACAGATAGACAGAAGAACATTATTCAATCAATAAAAGAGATAGCTATACCCTGTTTCCTGACATCTGCAACAACCTCTATAGGTTTTCTCTCTTTTGTGGTGAGTGATGTTCAACCAGTCAAGACCATGGGAATATTTACTGCAGCAGGTGTCATGATGTCTTTTTTTATTTGCATACTGTTGATTCCCATACTCGTCTCTCTGATTCCGGGAAAAGGGAGAGATATTCCTCCGCCTCTCTTGAAGAATGGGGTTACAGGTAATGAAAAATTCAATGGTATTTTAGGTCATGTTGGAGCTTTTGTTCATACGCATAACCTGTTGATCATTATTATCAGCTTGATACTGATCTGTATTGCCGGGTATGGAGGAACAAGGATTAAGGTAGAATCTAACATTTTCGAATCTTTTCCCGGGGATAGTGAAATATCACGGTCTACTTCATTTATTGAAAGCAGTTTGATGGGACTCCTACCCGTGGAGATCGTTTTAAGAGCTCCGGAAGCAGCGGGAATTTTTAGGCCGGAAGTATTGCATGAGATGGAGTCTCTGCAGAAGTATTTCCGTACGATTCCGGAAGTTACCGCCAGCATTTCTGTAGCAGATTATGTCAGGAGAATTCATACAGTGCTGGGTAATGATAAGGGAAACAGCGATGAGATACCTGAAGAGAAGGCACGTAATTATGCACAGCTTGCATCTCTCCGCGGAGATGCAATTGTAAAAACTCTTTATTCAAAGGATTGCGATGAGGGGCGGATTTCCGTCAGGATGAAAAATGTCAGTTCTTCCCGGTATCAGGAGATAATGAAGGACATTAAAGGGTATATCAATGGAAATGTCCCTGTGGGCATTGGTTGTACTATTACGGGCATTGTTCCCCTCCTTATGGATATGCAGGGATATCTCGCCCTGAGTCAGATAAAGACTTTTCTGCTCGCGTTCATTTTTATTTTTATTTCGATTACGCTTTTACTGAAATCCGTACGTTTCGGTATAATCAGCATGATTCCAAACCTGGTGCCAATTGTTATCACGCTGGGTGTAATGGGTTTTCTCAAAATCTCTCTGGATGTTGCAACTATCATGATTGCAAGTGTGGCAATAGGAATTTCCGTCGATGATACCATTCATTTTCTCTATCGCTTCAAAAGAGAGTTAGCAAAAGACAAACACTACTATCAAGCAATACAGCGCACGCTGTCCGGCGTCGGTAAGGCAATACTCTTTACCACAATAATTGCAACATCAGGTTTCCTTATATTCTGCTTATCGAACTTCAAGCCTATTCAGTATTTCGGATTACTCACGGGCATCACTATGGTAACCGCATTAATTGCAGATATTTTCATTCTGCCTTCATGTATATTACTTTTTAAACCAAAATTTTTGTAA
- a CDS encoding U32 family peptidase: protein MKLSETKIELLAPAGKWGVLEAVIEAGADAVYLSGKQFNMRMHRSDFHFSDQQLALAAEFVHKHNGKIYITVNNILGDSELKRLNHYLAYLQEINVDAIIIQDLAVLYLAREAGIHIPIHASTMMNVHSPEMAIELKKLGISRIITSRDITISQVKEIGRKSGLEMEYFIHGDMCVAQSGQCYSSGVIFGKSANRGECMKPCRWKYDIVETTSGQTIGDLPKGYLLAIKDMCMFQFIPELIQSEICSFKIEGRMRHESFLKPLVSLYRRAINEYLDSPFTFSSKIEEFESLYTSRVRDFTTSMAFSHTTPSSFDYTGEREPLFLSRGAVEKSLTSADLPHNPFEIPFGNRNREKYLAVKVSTFDAVKKSLAAGADYVYVSGEISPARGEIWTKRTLEEATRIVHDAGKKIAWGTPRICMSRELSEVEWLCELASNIGVDGILVQNLGALSYARDFGLNIISDFSFNILNTCAIKILEQSGVSRVTASMESSFNDIFSLARDSTLPIECIVHGSLPSMLLEHCLPAMVVTKSNSKGICRLPCRYMGYALKDEKGEIRPIEVDQYCRNHIMFSTDLCVLPYLNSFVKTEVEVFRIEAQYYNEVFVETVVRLYRNRLDQCMDNPDIFYPIPESEWEGFMEKSPRGLSLCAYAQDVTKSRSTLEVMKTSI, encoded by the coding sequence ATGAAACTATCAGAAACAAAAATTGAATTGCTGGCGCCTGCCGGCAAATGGGGTGTCCTGGAGGCCGTAATAGAGGCGGGTGCAGATGCCGTCTACCTTTCGGGGAAACAATTTAATATGCGGATGCACCGGTCTGATTTTCACTTCTCTGATCAACAACTGGCATTAGCGGCAGAATTTGTTCACAAGCACAATGGAAAGATTTATATTACCGTAAACAACATCCTTGGTGATAGTGAATTAAAAAGACTGAACCACTACCTTGCATACCTGCAGGAGATTAACGTTGATGCAATAATAATTCAGGATTTGGCAGTTCTTTACCTCGCAAGGGAAGCGGGGATACATATACCCATTCATGCCAGTACCATGATGAACGTTCACAGTCCAGAGATGGCGATTGAGTTGAAAAAACTCGGAATCTCAAGGATAATTACGTCTCGCGACATTACGATTTCTCAGGTAAAAGAGATAGGGAGAAAGAGTGGATTGGAAATGGAGTATTTTATCCATGGTGATATGTGTGTTGCACAGAGTGGTCAGTGTTATTCAAGTGGAGTGATATTTGGTAAAAGTGCGAACCGTGGTGAATGCATGAAACCCTGCAGATGGAAATACGATATTGTGGAAACAACATCCGGTCAAACGATAGGAGACCTGCCAAAAGGATATCTCCTGGCCATAAAAGACATGTGCATGTTTCAGTTTATTCCCGAACTTATCCAGTCAGAGATCTGCTCCTTTAAAATAGAGGGGAGGATGAGGCATGAGAGTTTTCTCAAGCCTCTGGTAAGCCTTTACCGCAGAGCCATCAATGAGTATCTTGATTCTCCTTTTACGTTTTCGTCTAAGATTGAAGAATTCGAAAGTCTTTATACCAGCAGGGTCAGAGACTTTACGACATCAATGGCTTTTTCTCATACAACACCATCTTCATTTGATTATACGGGAGAAAGAGAACCGCTGTTTTTAAGCCGTGGCGCTGTGGAAAAGAGTCTGACGTCTGCAGACTTACCCCACAATCCTTTTGAAATACCTTTTGGAAACCGGAATCGAGAAAAGTACCTTGCCGTTAAGGTTTCAACCTTTGATGCAGTTAAAAAATCACTTGCTGCAGGCGCAGATTATGTGTATGTAAGCGGTGAAATTTCACCTGCCCGGGGAGAGATATGGACGAAAAGGACATTGGAAGAGGCAACCAGGATTGTGCATGACGCCGGTAAAAAGATTGCATGGGGAACACCGCGAATCTGTATGTCACGAGAATTGTCAGAGGTTGAATGGCTTTGTGAATTAGCCTCGAATATCGGTGTGGATGGAATTCTTGTCCAGAATCTGGGTGCCTTATCGTATGCCAGAGATTTCGGGCTCAATATAATTTCTGATTTTTCATTCAATATCTTAAACACCTGCGCTATAAAGATATTGGAACAATCAGGCGTAAGCAGAGTTACCGCATCCATGGAATCGTCATTCAATGACATTTTCTCGCTTGCAAGAGACTCTACACTTCCTATAGAATGTATTGTCCATGGTTCCTTGCCAAGCATGTTGCTGGAACATTGTCTGCCGGCAATGGTGGTTACCAAATCTAATTCGAAAGGAATCTGCCGGTTGCCGTGTAGATATATGGGGTATGCACTTAAAGATGAAAAGGGAGAGATCAGGCCGATAGAAGTGGATCAGTACTGCAGAAATCATATCATGTTTTCAACAGACCTCTGCGTACTTCCGTATCTTAATTCATTTGTAAAAACTGAGGTTGAGGTGTTCCGCATTGAAGCGCAATATTACAATGAAGTCTTTGTTGAAACAGTGGTGAGGCTTTACCGGAACCGCCTGGATCAATGTATGGATAATCCAGACATTTTTTATCCGATTCCCGAGTCAGAGTGGGAGGGATTTATGGAAAAGAGTCCCAGGGGTCTCAGCTTGTGCGCCTATGCCCAGGATGTGACAAAGTCAAGGAGTACCCTGGAAGTTATGAAAACGTCAATATAA
- a CDS encoding tetratricopeptide repeat protein translates to MQNSSIKKVLSSFLFFSLYTVLSIHAATAETDSFESAEQLLREGMRMYDTKQIQKAKEIFVEQADRKPADHVSAYYAALSYLALCDVKNFEMRKSPNKAEMKARKEERVILAEEGLTYADRSIELKKDFSESHRVKGALLSNKISGMVSGMRNGKLAEEEITHALKIDNKNIMAQIENARMFINKPRILGGNTQKGIEILTTVIKDFPGLEKGYLNLGIVYYENGKEELAVDTFKKLLEINPDNPEARYFVNHLTILK, encoded by the coding sequence ATGCAGAATTCAAGTATTAAAAAAGTTTTATCGTCATTCTTGTTTTTTTCACTCTACACGGTTTTATCCATTCACGCTGCGACAGCGGAAACTGACAGCTTTGAATCAGCAGAACAGCTTCTTCGTGAAGGAATGCGAATGTACGATACGAAGCAGATACAAAAAGCAAAAGAGATCTTTGTCGAGCAGGCTGACAGGAAACCTGCTGATCATGTATCTGCCTATTATGCTGCTCTCTCATATCTCGCTCTTTGTGATGTAAAAAACTTTGAAATGAGAAAGAGTCCGAACAAGGCGGAAATGAAAGCCAGAAAGGAAGAACGGGTAATACTGGCAGAGGAAGGGTTGACATACGCAGACAGATCAATTGAATTGAAGAAGGATTTTTCTGAATCACATCGGGTGAAGGGGGCCCTTTTGTCGAACAAGATCTCCGGTATGGTTTCAGGGATGAGAAACGGGAAACTGGCTGAGGAGGAGATAACACATGCGCTCAAGATTGACAATAAGAATATCATGGCTCAGATTGAGAATGCAAGAATGTTTATCAATAAGCCCAGGATTCTCGGAGGGAATACTCAGAAGGGAATCGAGATCCTTACTACTGTCATAAAGGATTTTCCCGGATTGGAAAAAGGATACCTCAATCTGGGTATTGTCTATTATGAAAATGGTAAAGAGGAATTGGCAGTGGACACATTTAAAAAGCTGCTGGAAATTAATCCTGACAATCCGGAAGCCAGATATTTCGTTAACCATCTTACCATATTGAAATAA
- a CDS encoding aspartate aminotransferase family protein, producing the protein MQKKQPYIGPEEIIRKKREFLIPCVYHFYQKPMQIVRGEGQYLFDHQGKRYLDFYGGVSVLNAGHCHPEITAKICQQVNTLQHTTTIYLTQPIVDLAEKVAQITPGNLKKSFFCASGSEANEGALLISQLYTGKHEFLALSHGLHGRTKLSMSVTGLKFWRTDSHPVGGISFVPNAYCYRCVFNRMYPDCDIECAKQIKNVIETSTSGEVAALIVEPIQGNGGIITPPQEYFTVMKEILDTYGILLIVDEIQTGFGRTGKMFAIEHTGVEPDILTFAKSIANGTPAGGFITNDDISSSYKRPGASTFGGNPVTSVAALATLEVIEKYGLIQNAEIMGAYLTDSLKGLQERHPIIGDVRGKGLMVGAELIGNAKEPAAMETDVILEYMKDRGALIGKTGAGRNVLTFQPSLIISKENIDEIIEILDDALACVTTKRG; encoded by the coding sequence ATGCAAAAAAAACAACCGTATATCGGGCCGGAAGAGATCATACGCAAGAAGAGGGAATTTCTGATTCCCTGTGTTTACCATTTTTATCAGAAACCCATGCAGATTGTCCGGGGAGAGGGGCAGTATCTGTTTGACCATCAGGGAAAACGCTATCTCGATTTCTATGGTGGTGTCTCTGTCCTCAATGCAGGCCATTGCCATCCAGAAATTACCGCTAAAATCTGCCAGCAGGTAAATACACTGCAGCATACGACCACTATCTATTTAACACAACCGATTGTTGATCTTGCTGAAAAAGTAGCACAGATTACTCCAGGAAATTTAAAGAAAAGTTTCTTCTGCGCCAGTGGGTCTGAGGCTAATGAGGGGGCACTTTTGATCTCCCAGCTCTATACGGGAAAACATGAGTTCCTGGCGCTCTCACACGGTCTCCATGGAAGAACGAAGCTGTCTATGAGTGTTACGGGGTTAAAATTCTGGCGTACCGATTCTCATCCGGTTGGAGGAATCAGTTTCGTACCCAACGCATATTGCTATCGTTGTGTTTTCAATCGTATGTATCCTGATTGTGACATCGAATGTGCGAAACAGATTAAAAATGTTATTGAAACATCTACTTCAGGAGAGGTTGCCGCACTTATTGTTGAACCGATTCAGGGCAATGGGGGTATCATCACACCGCCTCAAGAATACTTCACCGTTATGAAGGAAATTCTGGATACATATGGAATATTACTTATCGTGGACGAGATACAGACAGGGTTTGGTCGAACGGGAAAGATGTTTGCCATTGAGCATACGGGGGTAGAACCGGATATTTTGACATTTGCCAAGTCTATTGCAAATGGAACCCCTGCAGGGGGATTTATCACGAATGATGATATTTCCTCATCCTACAAGAGACCCGGTGCTTCAACATTTGGTGGAAATCCCGTTACCTCTGTTGCAGCCCTTGCTACTCTGGAAGTAATCGAAAAATATGGATTGATCCAAAATGCCGAAATAATGGGGGCATATCTTACCGATTCATTGAAAGGGCTTCAGGAGAGACATCCAATAATTGGTGATGTTCGCGGAAAAGGACTGATGGTAGGAGCGGAATTGATTGGAAATGCGAAAGAGCCTGCAGCAATGGAGACCGACGTAATCCTTGAATACATGAAAGACAGGGGGGCACTTATAGGAAAGACAGGGGCAGGACGAAATGTCCTGACATTTCAACCCTCATTGATAATTTCGAAGGAGAACATAGACGAGATAATTGAAATTCTTGATGACGCGCTGGCCTGTGTCACAACGAAAAGAGGATAA
- a CDS encoding cytochrome b N-terminal domain-containing protein, which produces MKDWFEERYQLREIIEINVTKKLIPKGLSWFGCMGGLAFVAFLLQVGTGVFLVFHYVPAVSEAFNSVQYIRHAVPYGWLLQKAHAVIPHFMVSLVFAHMVRILFKGIYKKPRELHWVSGALLLILTLMIAYTGTFLPANSLSYWGVSASGSEAAMPTVVTDHHVGAYQDGGTISNQTFILIYALHIAGIPIIMSLFMGVHFFMIRRTGISEPL; this is translated from the coding sequence ATGAAAGACTGGTTTGAAGAACGATACCAGCTTAGAGAAATCATAGAGATAAATGTAACGAAGAAACTGATACCAAAGGGTCTTAGTTGGTTTGGCTGTATGGGTGGATTGGCATTCGTAGCATTTCTGCTCCAGGTTGGAACTGGCGTTTTCCTCGTATTTCATTACGTACCTGCCGTGAGTGAGGCATTTAACAGCGTTCAATATATAAGACATGCGGTTCCCTATGGATGGTTACTGCAAAAAGCCCACGCCGTGATTCCACATTTTATGGTCTCGCTTGTATTCGCACACATGGTAAGGATTTTGTTTAAGGGAATCTACAAAAAACCGAGAGAGCTGCACTGGGTATCTGGAGCTTTACTACTGATACTAACGCTCATGATAGCGTATACGGGTACATTTCTCCCAGCGAATAGTTTATCGTATTGGGGCGTAAGCGCTTCAGGGAGTGAGGCAGCTATGCCAACAGTGGTAACCGATCATCATGTGGGTGCATATCAGGATGGAGGAACCATATCAAATCAGACATTTATTTTGATATATGCATTACACATCGCAGGTATCCCGATCATTATGTCTCTCTTTATGGGAGTTCACTTTTTCATGATAAGGAGAACGGGAATTTCGGAACCATTATAA
- a CDS encoding cytochrome c family protein, producing MNIYPELVKRGAAFPGSERCGDCHIAIYKEWADSLHAQSYVNEEFRTSSGDYEFQFCLSCHVPETVLTESQEIKPRSHNVEDGVDCQGCHLTSDCYLSGPHSGIGPHPIKKNEALYKDSKLCGKCHIGTYEEYLRYVNDEKKETCQDCHMPAVKRKLIQDEPWQKIHKRKEGKAHTFSRADAMEAHKDFVELSFSEIKKTDNLIAGRVKIRNILITHSVPTGDYGYREVLLLINLKNNFGRIVRSRHESMFVELGTQLKPMEKREYFFSFAIDEIAEEITDLEAILYRTDFKRTNKTVLAKAGLSVDN from the coding sequence ATGAACATATATCCGGAACTTGTAAAAAGGGGAGCTGCGTTTCCCGGATCAGAGAGATGTGGTGATTGTCATATTGCCATTTACAAAGAGTGGGCTGATTCTCTGCATGCACAAAGTTATGTGAACGAGGAATTCAGAACTTCTTCAGGTGATTATGAGTTTCAATTCTGTTTGAGCTGCCATGTGCCGGAGACTGTTCTGACTGAATCTCAGGAAATCAAACCCAGGAGTCATAATGTAGAAGACGGGGTTGATTGCCAAGGGTGTCACCTCACATCAGATTGTTACCTTTCCGGCCCGCATTCAGGAATTGGTCCCCATCCAATAAAGAAGAATGAAGCATTGTACAAAGATAGCAAACTTTGTGGTAAGTGTCATATTGGTACATACGAGGAATATTTAAGATATGTAAATGATGAGAAGAAAGAGACGTGCCAGGATTGCCACATGCCCGCTGTTAAAAGGAAACTGATACAAGATGAGCCGTGGCAGAAAATACACAAAAGAAAGGAGGGGAAGGCTCATACGTTCTCTCGCGCGGATGCTATGGAAGCTCATAAAGATTTTGTCGAATTATCATTTTCTGAAATAAAGAAAACCGATAATCTCATTGCCGGGAGGGTAAAAATTCGAAATATTTTAATCACACACTCTGTTCCTACCGGAGACTACGGATACAGGGAGGTTCTTTTACTCATAAACCTCAAGAACAATTTTGGAAGAATAGTCCGGTCCCGGCATGAAAGCATGTTTGTGGAACTCGGCACACAACTCAAGCCCATGGAGAAGAGGGAATACTTTTTCAGCTTTGCAATTGATGAGATTGCTGAAGAGATTACCGATCTGGAAGCCATCCTCTATAGAACAGACTTCAAACGGACAAACAAAACAGTACTTGCAAAAGCAGGGTTATCTGTTGACAACTAA
- a CDS encoding SDR family oxidoreductase, which translates to MAKELKKKFLITGGKGFLGSAVVKRLLALGYELRLLIRPGSEKTSFYDYLQKNCHGNFFNERVFYNLEIYEGDITAPFLGLGQDAYNRLADETDEVLHCAAATHFESSRAAELKAVNVHGTENMLRFAASGRTKRFHYISTAYVAGRQNGTVYEEGDLVNVPVFNNEYEKTKFFAEKWVIEYSRNNAIPYTIYRPSIIVGDSRTGFTCKYDNIYTFAKAMSNLRNGHLTGEMSRRYRRDGTLPGEVLESAAPVRVPGDPDAFVNLVPVDYVADAIIEILSKRETIGKIFHIVNPDPPTISELRDLLISILEIKGIRLIIDGKMDGKRLRSQERLFLRQTRTYYSYLFNKLRFDSTNTRVALQDTNIQCPAISHDIVKILMEYALFHDWGGRKNTSGKEPVPCERLLSDCKDYVSG; encoded by the coding sequence CTGATTACGGGTGGGAAAGGTTTTCTCGGCAGTGCTGTTGTTAAAAGACTCCTGGCCCTGGGGTATGAACTTCGGCTCTTAATAAGGCCTGGTAGTGAGAAAACTTCTTTTTATGACTATCTCCAGAAAAATTGTCATGGCAATTTTTTCAATGAGAGGGTTTTTTATAATCTGGAAATATATGAGGGGGATATAACAGCTCCATTTTTAGGATTGGGGCAAGATGCGTATAACAGACTGGCTGATGAAACAGATGAGGTTCTTCATTGTGCAGCAGCCACCCACTTTGAAAGTTCGAGGGCAGCGGAACTCAAGGCCGTAAATGTTCATGGTACAGAGAATATGCTGCGGTTTGCTGCCTCAGGCAGGACGAAGAGATTCCATTACATAAGTACTGCGTATGTAGCCGGGAGACAAAACGGTACTGTGTATGAAGAAGGTGATCTGGTTAATGTGCCAGTGTTTAATAATGAGTATGAGAAGACCAAATTTTTTGCAGAAAAATGGGTCATTGAATATTCACGTAATAACGCAATCCCTTATACGATTTATCGACCAAGTATCATCGTGGGAGACTCAAGAACCGGTTTCACGTGTAAATATGACAATATCTACACCTTTGCAAAGGCAATGTCAAACCTCCGGAATGGACATCTCACTGGAGAAATGAGCAGGAGGTATCGTAGAGACGGAACTCTACCCGGTGAAGTTCTCGAAAGTGCTGCTCCTGTTCGTGTACCAGGTGATCCCGATGCCTTCGTAAACCTCGTTCCGGTAGACTATGTTGCAGACGCCATAATAGAAATTCTCAGTAAAAGAGAGACGATTGGAAAAATCTTTCATATTGTAAACCCTGATCCTCCAACAATAAGTGAACTGAGAGATCTGCTCATCTCCATCCTCGAAATAAAGGGCATACGATTAATTATTGATGGAAAAATGGATGGAAAACGTTTGAGGTCGCAGGAGAGATTATTTCTGCGCCAGACTCGTACATACTATTCCTACTTATTTAATAAATTACGATTTGATTCCACAAACACCAGAGTGGCATTACAGGATACAAACATTCAATGCCCGGCTATAAGCCATGATATAGTAAAAATATTAATGGAATACGCGCTTTTTCATGATTGGGGTGGAAGAAAAAATACTTCTGGTAAAGAGCCAGTACCATGTGAACGGCTGTTATCAGATTGTAAGGATTACGTATCCGGATGA
- a CDS encoding SCP2 sterol-binding domain-containing protein, giving the protein MKSKACQGKEIEQKDAEKQPEITAQTTHTEYFEKMMYNRVNNSPIPKIRSLNAIIQFDIVGDNPGNWIVIIEKGVVKRIVSGFVEKGSAEGDCLQENVNNDTVSSGTIRKSKCTFQLDGNTFMSIVRREITPQHALFQRKVHIRGDMLLALKMNVLVNYL; this is encoded by the coding sequence ATGAAGAGTAAAGCCTGTCAAGGGAAAGAGATTGAACAGAAAGATGCTGAAAAACAGCCTGAAATAACGGCACAGACTACCCACACGGAGTATTTCGAAAAAATGATGTACAACCGTGTAAACAATAGTCCAATACCAAAAATCAGGAGCCTCAACGCTATAATTCAGTTTGACATAGTTGGTGATAATCCGGGAAACTGGATTGTTATTATTGAAAAGGGGGTAGTGAAACGGATAGTGAGCGGCTTTGTTGAAAAAGGTTCTGCCGAGGGTGACTGCTTACAGGAAAACGTAAACAACGACACCGTATCATCAGGCACGATACGTAAGTCCAAATGCACTTTCCAGCTCGATGGGAATACGTTCATGTCTATTGTCCGACGGGAAATTACACCGCAACATGCCCTGTTTCAGAGAAAAGTACACATACGCGGTGATATGTTACTTGCTCTCAAGATGAATGTCCTGGTAAATTATTTATAA